The Actinomadura sp. WMMB 499 genome includes a window with the following:
- a CDS encoding lactate racemase domain-containing protein: MARHIGDARTSLTEQRIRAFIADRLGAEDLDGRSVCLIVPDGTRSCPLPLLVSAVHEALHGRVSRLTVLVALGTHAPMGEVELARHVPDLPGMTVLNHAWWEPSTFASIGTIGADRVGELSGGLLRREVDVRLNRAVVEHDVALVIGPVFPHEVVGFSGGNKYFFPGVAGAEIIDLSHWLGALITSAEIIGTRGITPVRALIDEAAALVPARRLALCVVVRSGSNDLHSMAFGAPEEAWAAAAEVSSEAHVRYLDAPVERVVSLIPEKYDDMWTAAKGFYKLEPVVADGGEVILYAPHVTTISAMHPEIEEIGYHCRDYFTKQWDRFEHLHWGVLAHSTHLRGAGTYDPVRGERCRVTVTLATGIPADIVRRANLNHLDPAEVDLDALAADPGTLVVPQAGEVLYRLR; the protein is encoded by the coding sequence ATGGCGCGACATATCGGAGATGCCCGGACGAGCCTGACCGAGCAGCGGATCCGTGCCTTCATCGCCGACCGGCTGGGCGCCGAGGACCTCGACGGCCGCAGCGTCTGCCTGATCGTCCCGGACGGGACCCGCAGTTGCCCGCTGCCGCTGCTGGTGTCGGCCGTGCACGAGGCCCTGCACGGCAGGGTGAGCCGACTGACCGTGCTGGTCGCGCTGGGAACGCACGCTCCGATGGGCGAGGTCGAGCTGGCGAGGCACGTCCCGGACCTGCCGGGCATGACGGTGCTCAACCACGCCTGGTGGGAGCCGTCGACGTTCGCGTCGATCGGGACGATCGGCGCCGACCGGGTGGGCGAGCTGTCCGGCGGGCTGCTGCGCCGGGAGGTGGACGTCCGGCTCAACCGGGCGGTCGTCGAGCACGACGTCGCCCTGGTGATCGGGCCGGTGTTCCCGCACGAGGTGGTCGGGTTCTCCGGCGGCAACAAGTACTTCTTCCCCGGGGTCGCCGGAGCGGAGATCATCGATCTGTCGCACTGGCTGGGCGCGCTCATCACCAGCGCGGAGATCATCGGGACGCGCGGGATCACCCCGGTCCGGGCGCTCATCGACGAGGCGGCCGCGCTGGTCCCCGCGCGGCGGCTGGCCCTGTGCGTCGTGGTCCGCTCCGGCTCGAACGACCTGCACTCGATGGCGTTCGGGGCGCCGGAGGAGGCGTGGGCCGCCGCGGCCGAGGTCTCGTCCGAGGCCCACGTGAGGTACCTGGACGCGCCGGTCGAGCGGGTGGTGTCGCTGATCCCGGAGAAGTACGACGACATGTGGACGGCCGCCAAGGGCTTCTACAAGCTGGAACCGGTCGTCGCCGACGGCGGCGAGGTGATCCTCTACGCCCCGCACGTCACGACGATCTCCGCGATGCACCCGGAGATCGAGGAGATCGGCTACCACTGCCGCGACTACTTCACGAAACAGTGGGACCGCTTCGAGCACCTGCACTGGGGTGTCCTGGCCCACTCCACCCACCTGCGCGGCGCGGGCACCTACGATCCCGTGCGCGGCGAGCGCTGCCGCGTGACGGTCACCCTGGCCACCGGCATCCCCGCGGACATCGTCCGCCGGGCGAACCTGAACCACCTCGACCCGGCCGAGGTCGACCTCGACGCGCTCGCCGCCGACCCCGGCACCCTCGTCGTGCCGCAGGCCGGCGAGGTCCTCTACCGGCTGCGGTGA
- the larC gene encoding nickel pincer cofactor biosynthesis protein LarC, producing the protein MNRTAWIDASCGVAGDMLLAALLDAGASLPGVRAAVDAVVPGEVSVTTAEVLRAGIRATSVRVSPERRDRVHRTWRDVRTLLTGAALHEAVRDGALAVFARLAGAEARVHGVGVDDVHFHEVGAWDSIADVVGVCAALHDLRVTEPTASPVAVGSGRVVTAHGELPVPVPAVAELAAGWDVFAGGEGELATPTGMALVTALAHACRPLPHMRLEATGVGAGERDVPGRPNVVRVLLGTAAAERSTAEDAVVLEANVDDLDPRVWPSVLTALLNAGASDAWLVPILMKKGRPAHTLCVLSPPGRAEVLRAGMFRLTSTLGVRERPVRKTALRRGWAQVDVLGTRLPVKVGCRDGRIVQAVPEFEHAAALAARLDLPVREVLDAAAAAAHATGLAPGAAVPSALAEAPPA; encoded by the coding sequence ATGAACCGCACCGCCTGGATCGACGCGTCCTGCGGCGTGGCCGGTGACATGCTCCTGGCGGCACTGCTCGACGCGGGCGCGTCCCTGCCCGGCGTGCGCGCCGCCGTGGACGCGGTCGTCCCCGGCGAGGTCTCCGTGACCACAGCGGAGGTGCTGCGCGCCGGCATCCGCGCGACCTCGGTGCGGGTGAGTCCCGAGCGCCGCGACCGCGTCCACCGGACATGGCGCGACGTGCGTACTCTCCTGACGGGCGCGGCACTGCACGAAGCGGTGCGGGACGGCGCGCTGGCCGTGTTCGCCCGCCTCGCCGGTGCCGAGGCCCGCGTCCACGGCGTCGGCGTGGACGACGTCCACTTCCACGAGGTCGGAGCGTGGGACTCGATCGCCGACGTCGTCGGCGTCTGCGCGGCACTGCACGACCTGCGGGTGACCGAGCCGACCGCGAGCCCGGTGGCCGTCGGTTCGGGGCGGGTCGTGACCGCCCACGGGGAACTGCCGGTCCCGGTTCCGGCCGTGGCCGAACTCGCCGCGGGGTGGGACGTCTTCGCCGGCGGCGAGGGCGAGCTCGCCACCCCGACCGGCATGGCTCTGGTGACCGCCCTGGCCCACGCGTGCCGTCCCCTGCCGCACATGCGCCTGGAGGCGACCGGCGTCGGTGCGGGCGAACGGGACGTGCCGGGCAGGCCCAACGTCGTGCGCGTGCTCCTCGGCACCGCTGCCGCGGAACGGAGCACGGCCGAGGACGCCGTGGTGCTGGAGGCCAACGTCGACGACCTCGACCCGCGGGTGTGGCCGAGCGTCCTGACCGCGCTGCTGAACGCCGGCGCGTCCGACGCCTGGCTCGTCCCGATCCTGATGAAGAAGGGCCGTCCGGCGCACACCCTGTGCGTCCTGTCACCGCCCGGACGGGCAGAGGTGCTGCGCGCGGGCATGTTCCGGCTGACGAGCACCCTGGGCGTGCGCGAGCGTCCCGTCCGCAAGACCGCGCTGAGGAGAGGCTGGGCTCAGGTCGACGTGCTCGGAACCCGCCTCCCGGTCAAGGTCGGCTGCCGGGACGGCCGCATCGTCCAGGCCGTCCCGGAGTTCGAGCACGCGGCCGCGCTGGCGGCCCGGCTCGACCTGCCGGTACGTGAGGTCCTGGACGCCGCGGCGGCGGCCGCGCACGCGACCGGTCTGGCCCCCGGCGCCGCGGTACCCTCCGCCCTGGCGGAGGCCCCGCCCGCCTGA
- a CDS encoding mannitol dehydrogenase family protein produces MTRPLNRAALGRPAAPVRILHLGLGGFFRAHQAWYTAHAPDAADWGIAAFTGRNTEIPTRLTAQDGLYTLVTRTPESDRREVIHSLSAAHAGADHAAWLDYWRRPELAVVTLTVTEAGYTRARAGGLDTALPQVRADIEALHGDAEAPVGTAAARLLAGLAARRRAGSGPVAIVPCDNLPDNGPATARMLRELAGELGRPSWHAAAAHASYVTTMVDRITPWSTPEDAATGWTDAAPVVTEPFTEWVLGGAFPAGRPAWEEAGARFVSDVAPYEQRKLRLLNGAHSLLAYAAPLRGHATVAEAVADPLCRAWLVDWWQEAGKHLNFPARDLADYRAALLERFANPRIRHALAKIAEDGSQKLPVRVLPILRAERARGSLPGGAVRVIAAWLLHLRGDGVPVNDAAAPARPALFRTRPARYWPPSIRGSPRTAN; encoded by the coding sequence GTGACCCGCCCGCTGAACCGCGCGGCACTCGGCCGCCCGGCGGCTCCGGTGCGCATCCTTCACCTCGGGCTGGGCGGCTTCTTCCGCGCCCACCAGGCCTGGTACACCGCCCACGCCCCGGACGCCGCAGACTGGGGCATCGCCGCCTTCACCGGGCGCAACACCGAGATCCCCACGCGGCTGACGGCCCAGGACGGCCTCTACACCCTGGTGACACGAACCCCCGAGAGCGACCGCCGCGAGGTGATCCACTCGCTCTCGGCGGCGCACGCCGGAGCCGATCACGCGGCGTGGCTCGACTACTGGCGGCGGCCCGAACTCGCGGTGGTCACCCTGACGGTCACCGAGGCGGGCTACACCCGCGCCCGCGCAGGCGGGCTGGACACCGCACTGCCGCAGGTCCGCGCCGACATCGAAGCCCTGCACGGCGACGCCGAAGCCCCTGTCGGCACCGCGGCGGCCAGGCTCTTGGCCGGACTGGCCGCGCGGCGGCGCGCCGGGAGCGGACCGGTCGCGATCGTCCCCTGCGACAACCTGCCGGACAACGGCCCCGCGACCGCCCGGATGCTCCGCGAACTGGCCGGCGAACTCGGACGTCCGTCCTGGCACGCCGCCGCCGCGCACGCCTCGTACGTCACCACCATGGTCGACCGGATCACCCCGTGGTCGACGCCCGAGGACGCCGCCACCGGCTGGACCGACGCCGCCCCGGTCGTCACCGAGCCGTTCACCGAATGGGTGCTCGGCGGCGCGTTCCCGGCCGGACGGCCCGCGTGGGAGGAGGCGGGCGCCCGGTTCGTCTCCGACGTCGCCCCGTACGAGCAGCGCAAGCTCCGGCTGCTCAACGGCGCTCACTCCCTGCTCGCCTACGCCGCACCCCTGCGCGGCCACGCCACCGTCGCCGAGGCCGTCGCCGACCCGCTGTGCCGTGCCTGGCTGGTCGACTGGTGGCAAGAAGCCGGCAAGCACCTGAACTTCCCCGCCCGGGACCTGGCGGACTACCGGGCCGCGCTTCTGGAGCGGTTCGCCAACCCGAGGATCCGCCACGCCCTCGCCAAGATCGCCGAAGACGGCTCCCAGAAACTGCCCGTCCGCGTCCTGCCGATCCTCCGAGCGGAGCGTGCACGTGGGAGCCTGCCGGGCGGAGCCGTCCGCGTGATCGCCGCCTGGCTGCTCCACCTGCGCGGGGACGGCGTCCCCGTGAACGACGCCGCGGCCCCCGCGCGTCCGGCTCTCTTCAGGACACGGCCCGCTCGGTACTGGCCTCCCTCGATCCGGGGCTCGCCCAGGACGGCGAACTGA
- the uxaC gene encoding glucuronate isomerase, which produces MPPFPHPDRLLPADPRVRAVARRLYQAVRELPILSPHGHVDARLLVDDAPFGDPASLLVSPDHYVTRLLHADGVPLSELGAGQGTPDGPEPRNVWRRLCEHWSVFRGTPVRYWMECELAEIFGIAEPLSSATADAVYDRIAEQLASPAFRPRALFRRFGIEVLATTDDPCDDLAAHRALADDPTWEARVVPTFRPDRYLEPGREDWPKAVARLGEVSGIDTTGYEGYIAALEARRRHFKEHGATSADHSHADPRTDPLEQAEAARIYRDALAGRATEAETTAFRRHMLMEMARMSCDDGLVMTLHPAVRRNHHTPTLRRHGPDTGHDVPLRVEFTDALRPLLERYGTAQGFQIVLFTLDESVFSREIAPLAGFYPSVYAGAPWWFLDAPDAVRRFRRAVTETAGFSRTSGFVDDTRAFCSIPARHDMSRRLDCGFLAELVAEHRLDEDEAVEVAVELVTVNPRKAFKL; this is translated from the coding sequence ATGCCGCCGTTTCCCCATCCCGACCGGCTCCTGCCCGCCGACCCTCGGGTGCGCGCCGTCGCCCGCCGGCTCTACCAGGCGGTCCGGGAACTGCCCATCCTGTCGCCGCACGGCCATGTCGACGCCCGGCTGCTGGTCGACGACGCACCGTTCGGCGACCCGGCGAGCCTTCTGGTCTCCCCGGACCACTACGTCACGCGGCTGCTGCACGCCGACGGCGTCCCGCTGAGCGAACTCGGAGCAGGGCAGGGGACACCGGACGGACCGGAGCCGCGGAACGTGTGGCGGCGGCTGTGCGAGCACTGGTCGGTCTTCCGCGGCACCCCGGTCCGCTACTGGATGGAATGCGAGCTCGCCGAGATCTTCGGCATCGCCGAACCCCTGTCATCGGCGACGGCCGACGCCGTCTACGACAGGATCGCCGAACAGCTGGCGTCCCCGGCCTTCCGCCCGCGGGCCCTCTTCCGGCGCTTCGGCATCGAGGTGCTGGCCACCACCGACGACCCCTGCGACGATCTCGCGGCACACCGCGCATTGGCGGACGACCCGACCTGGGAGGCGCGGGTCGTCCCCACCTTTCGCCCCGACCGCTACCTGGAACCGGGCCGGGAGGACTGGCCGAAGGCGGTGGCCCGCCTCGGCGAGGTCTCCGGCATCGACACCACCGGCTACGAGGGCTACATCGCGGCGCTGGAAGCACGGCGCCGCCACTTCAAGGAGCACGGCGCGACCTCCGCCGACCACAGTCACGCCGATCCGCGCACCGACCCGCTGGAACAGGCCGAGGCCGCGCGCATCTACCGCGACGCCCTCGCGGGCCGGGCGACCGAGGCCGAGACCACCGCGTTCCGCCGCCACATGCTCATGGAGATGGCCCGCATGTCCTGCGACGACGGCCTGGTCATGACCTTGCACCCGGCGGTACGGCGCAACCACCACACCCCCACCCTGCGCCGGCACGGGCCCGACACCGGCCACGACGTCCCGCTGCGCGTCGAGTTCACCGACGCTCTTCGCCCCCTGCTGGAGCGCTACGGAACCGCCCAAGGCTTCCAGATCGTCCTGTTCACCCTCGACGAGAGCGTCTTCTCCCGCGAGATCGCCCCGCTGGCCGGGTTCTACCCATCGGTCTACGCGGGCGCGCCCTGGTGGTTCCTCGACGCCCCCGACGCCGTCCGCCGGTTCCGCCGCGCGGTCACCGAGACCGCCGGTTTCTCCCGCACCTCCGGATTCGTCGACGACACCCGCGCCTTCTGCTCCATCCCGGCCAGGCACGACATGTCGCGCCGGCTGGACTGCGGCTTCCTCGCCGAACTGGTCGCCGAACACAGGCTGGACGAGGACGAGGCCGTCGAGGTCGCGGTGGAACTGGTCACTGTCAACCCGCGCAAGGCGTTCAAACTGTGA
- a CDS encoding ferredoxin, with translation MTDRWKAEVDRHVCVRTGLCAATAPGEFGLDERGQGRAVTETLPATDEVLEIAESCPVEAISLTDPATGGRIFPPEA, from the coding sequence ATGACCGATCGCTGGAAGGCCGAGGTCGATCGGCACGTCTGCGTCCGCACGGGCCTGTGCGCGGCGACCGCGCCGGGAGAGTTCGGCCTGGACGAACGCGGCCAGGGCCGCGCGGTGACCGAGACCCTACCGGCCACCGACGAGGTGCTGGAGATCGCCGAGTCCTGCCCGGTCGAGGCCATCAGCCTCACCGACCCCGCCACCGGCGGCCGGATCTTCCCACCCGAAGCCTGA
- a CDS encoding fumarylacetoacetate hydrolase family protein — translation MRFAAYEHHRTRHVAVVGDEGALHPLPGVTSLTALLSDTAGGPGLLAAGAAALDGPAGPHASQVRLLPPLQPASLRDFVTFEEHVEGVRRSVEGTGGVPERWYAAPTFYFTNPHAVYGPGEPVPAPPGSAALDFELEVGAVIGREGRDLTPERAREHIAGYTVFNDWSARDLQSAEMKVGLGPCKGKDTATSLGPYLVTADELEPYRDTDGFLRLTLTARINGEIVGRDLLSNMSWTFEEMAAYASRGTRVVPGDVLGSGTCGNGGCLAELWGLRGERTPPPLKPGDTVSLTVEGLGTLTNTVVPGVPPVPLPTARRRPRRRP, via the coding sequence ATGCGTTTCGCCGCCTACGAGCATCACCGCACCCGCCACGTCGCCGTCGTCGGGGACGAGGGCGCTCTCCACCCGCTGCCCGGCGTCACCTCGCTCACGGCCCTCCTCTCGGACACCGCGGGCGGGCCGGGACTGCTCGCCGCCGGCGCGGCGGCCCTCGACGGGCCCGCCGGCCCGCACGCCTCCCAGGTGCGTTTGCTGCCTCCCCTCCAGCCCGCCTCGCTGCGGGACTTCGTCACCTTCGAGGAACACGTCGAGGGTGTGCGGCGCTCGGTGGAGGGGACGGGGGGCGTACCCGAGCGGTGGTACGCGGCTCCGACCTTCTACTTCACCAACCCGCACGCCGTCTACGGCCCCGGCGAGCCGGTGCCCGCGCCGCCCGGCTCGGCCGCCCTGGACTTCGAACTCGAAGTCGGCGCCGTGATCGGCCGCGAGGGCCGCGACCTGACGCCGGAACGGGCCCGCGAGCACATCGCCGGCTACACCGTCTTCAACGACTGGTCCGCCCGCGACCTGCAGTCCGCCGAGATGAAGGTCGGCCTCGGCCCGTGCAAGGGCAAGGACACCGCCACCAGCCTCGGCCCCTACCTGGTCACCGCCGACGAACTCGAGCCGTACCGCGACACCGACGGCTTCCTCCGCCTCACGCTGACCGCCCGGATCAACGGCGAGATCGTCGGCAGGGACCTGCTGTCCAACATGAGCTGGACGTTCGAGGAGATGGCCGCCTACGCGTCCCGCGGCACCCGCGTCGTCCCCGGAGACGTCCTCGGCTCCGGAACCTGCGGCAACGGCGGATGCCTCGCCGAACTCTGGGGACTGCGAGGCGAGCGGACCCCGCCGCCGCTGAAGCCCGGCGACACCGTCAGCCTCACGGTGGAGGGCCTCGGCACCCTCACCAACACCGTCGTCCCCGGCGTCCCGCCCGTCCCGCTGCCGACCGCACGGCGCCGCCCGAGGCGGCGCCCGTGA
- the larE gene encoding ATP-dependent sacrificial sulfur transferase LarE, giving the protein MLAPLTGDDARTADRVGGLLRTPGRLAVAFSGGVDSSVLLALAVRELGAAEVVAVLGVSPSLAGDERAAAHRVAARIGARVVEVTTHEGDLPAYRANGPDRCYHCKNELFARISTEVAAAHGVTAVAYGENADDVLRPDRPGARAARDHRVLRPLADAGLDKAAVRRLAAAFGLQCADKPAAPCLASRVPHFSEVTPAKLKQIERAEAALRRLGFDECRVRHHGETARIEVPVAQLGRLAGELRERVLAAVREAGFRMVAVDLAGIQSGAFTLPLVEVRRG; this is encoded by the coding sequence ATGCTCGCACCCCTCACGGGAGACGACGCCCGGACGGCCGACAGGGTCGGCGGCCTGCTGCGCACCCCGGGACGCCTGGCCGTGGCGTTCTCCGGCGGCGTGGACTCGTCCGTCCTACTGGCGCTCGCCGTGCGGGAACTGGGCGCCGCCGAGGTGGTCGCGGTGCTCGGCGTCTCGCCCAGCCTGGCCGGCGACGAACGGGCGGCGGCGCACCGCGTCGCCGCCCGGATCGGCGCGCGGGTGGTGGAGGTCACCACCCATGAGGGTGACCTGCCCGCCTACCGCGCCAACGGTCCCGACCGCTGCTACCACTGCAAGAACGAGCTGTTCGCGCGCATCTCCACCGAGGTCGCCGCGGCCCACGGCGTCACCGCGGTGGCCTATGGAGAGAACGCCGACGACGTCCTGCGCCCCGACCGGCCCGGCGCCCGCGCGGCCCGGGACCACCGGGTGCTGCGTCCGCTGGCCGACGCGGGACTGGACAAGGCGGCCGTCCGGCGGCTCGCCGCCGCGTTCGGCCTGCAGTGCGCCGACAAGCCCGCCGCGCCCTGCCTGGCCTCGCGCGTCCCGCATTTCTCGGAGGTCACCCCGGCGAAACTGAAGCAGATCGAGCGGGCCGAGGCCGCGCTGCGGCGGCTCGGCTTCGACGAATGCAGGGTCCGCCACCACGGCGAGACCGCGCGGATCGAGGTGCCCGTAGCGCAGCTCGGACGGCTGGCGGGCGAGCTTCGCGAGCGGGTCCTCGCCGCCGTGCGGGAGGCCGGTTTCCGCATGGTCGCCGTCGACTTGGCCGGCATCCAGTCGGGAGCCTTCACGCTGCCGCTGGTCGAGGTGCGGCGTGGGTGA
- the larB gene encoding nickel pincer cofactor biosynthesis protein LarB, with the protein MGEPWRPPESFARLEHHLDHDRVARRGYPEAVYCEGKSADQVRAIAAALGDRGDAVALFTRAAPEHARAVLDELPEARHDPDARLLAWPAVPPEPSGGRVVVLAAGTSDLPVAREAELTARYLGRPCELFADVGVAGLHRVLGLLDPLRSARAVVVAAGMDGALPSVVAGLVPAPVVAVPTSVGYGAAFGGVAPLLSMLNACAPGVAVVNIDNGFGAGHLAAQIAAP; encoded by the coding sequence GTGGGTGAACCGTGGCGTCCACCCGAGTCGTTCGCCCGGCTGGAGCATCACCTCGACCACGACCGGGTCGCGCGCCGGGGCTACCCGGAGGCGGTGTACTGCGAAGGGAAGTCCGCGGACCAGGTGCGCGCCATCGCCGCCGCGCTCGGTGACCGCGGGGACGCGGTGGCGCTGTTCACCCGCGCGGCTCCCGAGCACGCCCGGGCGGTGCTGGACGAACTGCCCGAGGCGCGCCACGATCCGGACGCGCGGCTGCTGGCCTGGCCCGCCGTCCCGCCCGAGCCCTCCGGCGGACGGGTCGTCGTCCTCGCCGCGGGCACCTCCGACCTGCCGGTGGCACGCGAGGCCGAGCTCACCGCCCGGTACCTCGGCCGCCCGTGCGAGCTGTTCGCGGACGTCGGCGTGGCGGGGCTGCACCGCGTCCTCGGCCTGCTGGACCCGCTGCGCTCCGCCCGCGCCGTGGTGGTCGCGGCGGGCATGGACGGCGCGCTGCCGAGCGTCGTCGCGGGTCTCGTCCCCGCCCCGGTGGTGGCCGTCCCGACGTCCGTCGGTTACGGCGCGGCCTTCGGCGGCGTGGCGCCCCTGCTGTCGATGCTCAACGCCTGCGCCCCCGGGGTGGCCGTGGTCAACATCGACAACGGCTTCGGCGCGGGCCATCTGGCCGCGCAGATCGCGGCGCCCTGA
- a CDS encoding cytochrome P450 codes for MNTADDLYWDPYDAALARDPYPIFNRMREESPLYYNEKHDFYAVGRFDDVQKGLADWRTFSSARGDILEIIQANVEIPPGTLIFEDPPVHDIRRKLLARVFTPRRIAELEPKVRAYCRRALAPVADAERFDLVETVGLEMPMRVIGMLLGIPEADQVAIREQTDARLETGDGEKMDAAGILQTGAFGDYIQWRKEHPSDDLMTDLLNAEFEDEHGVHRTLTDEEIVTYCTVVAGAGNETTGRLIGWFGALMARFPEQRRELVADPSLIPNAIEEILRFEPTGHFTGRYVNRDVELHGRTVPRGSAILFIQAAANRDPRRFEDPDRFDIHRVAQQLTFGIGAHYCLGAALARLEGRIAAEEILRNFPDWDVDWDAAELAQTSTVRGWKTLPLLIG; via the coding sequence GTGAACACCGCCGACGACCTGTACTGGGACCCCTACGACGCGGCGCTGGCCCGCGACCCGTACCCGATCTTCAACCGCATGCGCGAGGAATCGCCGCTGTACTACAACGAGAAGCACGACTTCTACGCGGTCGGCCGCTTCGACGACGTCCAGAAGGGGCTGGCGGACTGGCGGACGTTCTCCTCCGCGCGCGGCGACATCCTGGAGATCATCCAGGCGAACGTCGAGATCCCTCCGGGCACCCTGATCTTCGAGGACCCGCCCGTCCACGACATCCGCCGCAAGCTGCTGGCGCGCGTGTTCACCCCGCGCCGCATCGCCGAGCTGGAGCCGAAGGTGCGCGCCTACTGCCGGCGGGCCCTGGCCCCCGTGGCCGACGCCGAGCGGTTCGACCTCGTGGAGACCGTCGGCCTGGAGATGCCGATGCGCGTGATCGGCATGCTCCTGGGGATTCCCGAGGCCGACCAGGTCGCCATCCGCGAGCAGACCGACGCCCGGCTGGAGACCGGGGACGGCGAGAAGATGGACGCCGCGGGGATCCTGCAGACGGGCGCGTTCGGTGACTACATCCAGTGGCGCAAGGAGCACCCGTCCGACGACCTCATGACCGATCTGCTCAACGCCGAGTTCGAGGACGAGCACGGCGTGCACAGGACCCTCACCGACGAGGAGATCGTCACCTACTGCACGGTCGTCGCCGGTGCGGGCAACGAGACGACCGGCAGGCTCATCGGCTGGTTCGGCGCCCTGATGGCGCGCTTCCCCGAGCAGCGCCGGGAGCTGGTGGCCGACCCGTCCCTCATCCCCAACGCCATCGAGGAGATCCTGAGGTTCGAGCCGACCGGCCACTTCACCGGCCGCTACGTCAACCGCGACGTGGAGCTCCACGGCCGGACCGTCCCGCGGGGCAGCGCCATCCTGTTCATCCAGGCCGCCGCCAACCGCGACCCGCGGCGCTTCGAGGACCCGGACCGGTTCGACATCCACCGCGTCGCCCAGCAGCTGACGTTCGGCATCGGCGCCCACTACTGCCTGGGCGCCGCGCTGGCCCGGCTGGAGGGGCGCATCGCCGCCGAGGAGATCCTGCGGAACTTCCCCGACTGGGACGTCGACTGGGACGCGGCCGAACTCGCCCAGACCTCGACCGTCCGGGGCTGGAAGACCCTCCCCCTGCTCATCGGCTGA